In bacterium, the DNA window AGGAGCAGATCCCCATCTATACTGCACATTTCCGCATGGTCAAGCCGACCCAATGACTCCGCTGGCCCCGCGTTGTGACCCAGACGGTAGGGCCCGTCAATCCAACGGGGATGAGCAAGGAGGGATGAAATGAAAGGGTATCGTCGGGACCCTGAGCGCACCGAAGTACGAGTCCTGCGGAGCCATGTTCCGTTAGCGGGAGCGCGTATCCTAGAAATCGGATGCGGGGACGGGCGGCTGACCAGAAGAGTCGCGGGCGTGGCTCGGACAGTCGTTGCTATCGACCCGAATGCCTCACTCATTCGGCGCGCGCGGGAATTGACGCCGGCGTCTTTGAGGAATAAAGTCCAATATAGAACGGGGCCCGCCGAGAATTTACAATTTCCCGACCAGAGCTTTGAGATCGCGGTGCTTTCTTGGTCGCTTTGATGAGTGCCCCGTGAGGGCATGGTCCATGCCCTGGAATTGCTCCATGCTGTGCTCGCCCCGCAGGGTGTGCTCGCCGATCTCCGGCCCGACCGGTCGGCGCACCCTCCGAATCGTACTAGGCATCCTCAAGTCTACTGCATAGCAGGGGACGAGAGAGTTCATGCAGGCTACCTCAAGACACTGAAGCCGGTAGCAGATTATCGCGCCGCCAACCTTGCGGTGCGCCGGGTGATCCGGCGGGGGCTCTTTGCGCTCCAGGCAGTGGACGTATTTGACTTTCACTACTACTTTGACTCACTCACGCATCTTGAGAAAGCGCTGGCCACGCGATGGACTGACACGGTCTTGGAGGCAGCTACCCATCACCACCTCGGGGTGATGCTGCATCGGCATCCAAACGCACAGATCATGGCGGTCTCACGAATACGTCTGAATGTCATGAGGAAGCAATAGTGGATTAGAAAGGCTGGGAGGAGACGGGTGGACACCGTGCGAGCGAGCGCCGCTCCTGAGGCACAAAACCCCTCTACGACGAAATCGTAACTCATGTCACAGGACTAGAGCACACGTCTCTTCAGTACGCCCGGCGCGATCCGACGGACACCGCCTGTCGAACATTGGCGTTCAGTGCGATCTCATCGGCAATGAAGGCAGCGACGTCCCTGGGTTCCCTCGGTGGTTCCTCGATTACGCATTCCGAATACAGGGGGGCAAGAGACATGGCAACACCGACAATCGGCAACGGAATCATTGACAGGCCCAGCAATCACTCCGTTGAACAGACGGTGGACAGGCTCAAGAGTATCTTGCAAGCCAAAGGCGTGACATTGTTCGCGCTGGTCGACCACAGCGGAGAAGCGGAAAAGATTGGGATGAAGATGCGTCCCACGAAACTACTGATATTCGGCAGCCCGAAGGCAGGAACCCCCCTCATGCTGGCCGCTCCGAGCATCGCCATTGACCTCCCTCTCAAGATTCTTGTGTGGGAAGATAGCGAAGGGAAAGCGCGGATTTCGTATAACAGCCCGGAATACTTAAAGAAGCGGCATGGCCTGCCGCAGGAGCTATTGCAGAATATCGCCGTGGTAGATACACTGGCGGAGACGGCTGGAGAATAGCTGCGTTGCGGGCGCCGCACCGGTTTCCTTGTTGGGAGGTTGGGCCTGGTCACTGCCCGTCGTCCTGGCCGCAGCGGCGGTGCTGGTGCCGCAAAAGA includes these proteins:
- a CDS encoding DUF302 domain-containing protein; the protein is MATPTIGNGIIDRPSNHSVEQTVDRLKSILQAKGVTLFALVDHSGEAEKIGMKMRPTKLLIFGSPKAGTPLMLAAPSIAIDLPLKILVWEDSEGKARISYNSPEYLKKRHGLPQELLQNIAVVDTLAETAGE